In the genome of Flavobacteriaceae bacterium YJPT1-3, the window ATTTTTGCAGGTTCCGGAGATGCGGGAGATCCAGATTCTTTTCGAGCGCGCTCGCGGTGGAATGGCTTTTTCAGGAAACACCAAAAAAGAGGTGGGCAATCAACTGCGCCAGCTCAAAGAACAGGATGAATTTGATCAATTGTTGACCATTCTTTCTGTATTAAACCGACTGGGCACCAGTAAAGAGTTCAAGATCTTGAATGCCAACGGCCTCTCTTTAGAAGCTATCGGTAGAGACAATGAGCGCATAGAACGAGTATTCAATTACGTCCGCACTCATTTTAAGGAACACATCAGCCTGGACGAGATTGCAGATCTCATCAGTATGACCCCGCCTTCGTTCTGCCGTTTCTTTAAAAAGACCACCAACAAGACCTTCGTGCAGTTTGTCAATGAGATCCGACTGGTACACGCCTCCAAACTCCTGGCAGAACATCACCTGGGCATTACGGATATCTGTTTTGAATGTGGCTTCAACAACTTCTCCCACTTCAATAAGTCCTTTAAAAAATTTACAGGGCAAACGCCATCGGCCTATCGAGACGAACTGAAGACCATTATCCAGTAGTCCTTCTCAAGACCCCGTTAATAACTTGGGATAATTCCACGTCTTAAGCATTGTAAAAACCAAATTCGGTGACTTATTTTACACCCATCATTTATCCTTTTGAAGTACGACCATGAAGCAGTATCACGACTTACTCAAACACGTTTTAGAACACGGAAACCGCAAAGGGGATCGCACCGGAACGGGCACTCAAAGTGTTTTTGGTTATCAAATGCGGTTTGATCTGTCGGAAGGATTTCCCATGGTAACGACCAAAAAACTGCATCTTAAATCCATCATTTACGAACTGCTTTGGTTTTTAAAAGGAGATACCAACATAGCCTATTTGCAGGAGCATGGGGTACGCATTTGGAATGAATGGGCTGATGATAGCGGCGACTTGGGTCCCGTCTATGGCCATCAATGGCGCAATTGGAATAGCGAGGAGATCGACCAGATCCAAGAGGTTATCCATACCCTGAAGAACAATCCCAACAGTAGACGCATGCTGGTCTCTGCCTGGAACCCAAGCGTACTTCCTGACACTTCAAAATCCTTTAGCGAGAATGTGGCTAACGGAAAGGCCGCTCTTCCCCCCTGTCACGCCTTTTTTCAATTCTATGTAGCGCCTCCAAAAGTAGAAGATGGTCCTGACGCCAGGCCTCGTCTATCGCTTCAACTGTACCAGCGGAGTGCTGACATCTTCTTGGGAGTCCCTTTTAACATAGCATCCTACGCTTTGTTTACCATGATGATGGCCCAGGTATGCGATTATGCCCCCGGCGACTTTATCCATACCTTCGGCGATGCACATATCTATGACAATCACCGGGAGCAGGTAGCCTTGCAATTGTCACGAGAGCCGCGCCCCTTGCCTACCATGAAGCTCAATCCGGAAGTCAAGGAAATTCTAGATTTCACTTTCGACGATTTCACCCTGGAAAACTACGACCCGCATCCGCACATCAAAGGAGCGGTAGCAGTATAAGAATTCGGCCACGACTTAGCACGATCCGATTCAGGACCGACCTTTAACGAAAACTTAACGCCTGTTTTGCTTTCGCGAAAGCGTACCCTGCCTTCAAAAAAGGGGAATTGTCGTAAATTTAGAAGGTACTCAGCATACCTCCCATGATCGCTACCGAAACCCTACTTGATTTTTTTATAACCACCCGACAACACAGCGAACGGCTCTGCCAACCTCTGGCCGTAGAGGATTATGTGGTGCAGCCCATCGTGGATGTATCTCCTCCCAAATGGCATTTGGGTCATACCAGCTGGTTTTTTGAGGAATTTCTCTTAAAACCGCACAAAAAGGGCTACCCACTTTTCAATGAAGAATTTGACTATGTCTTCAATAGCTATTATGAAAGCGTTGGGAAACGGGTCGTTCGAACGGACCGGGGCAATCTCTCCCGGCCTACCGTAGATCAGGTATATGCCTACCGACGTCATGTAGATCGACATATGCAGGAATTGTTGGAGCGATTGGAAGATGACGAGCTGAGAGCCATCGTTGAGATAGGTATTCATCATGAAAAACAACATCAGGAACTCCTGCTCACCGATATCAAATACATATTAGGCCATAACCCCCTGCTTCCGGTCTACGATCCGGAGTTTAAGGAACAGACCAAAAACGCCAGGGAAGATAACACCTTGCGCTGGATCGAAATTCCTGAAGGCGTCTATGAAATAGGTCATCAAGGCTCCGGTTTTTGTTATGACAATGAACTGGCCAGACATAAGGTCTATCTGCACGATTTTGAGATTGCCAATCGATTGGTTACTCAAGGGGAGTATTTAGACTTTATGAATGATGGAGGCTACCAAAAAGTGCTGCTCTGGCATTCGGACGGCTGGGCCTGGATACAAGAACACCAGATCAAACACCCCATGTATTGGCATCAGATCGACGGAAGCTGGCAGCACTACACCCTGAGCGGACTCCAACCGCTGGACTTGGATGCTCCTTTGTGCCATCTATCCTACTACGAAGCCTTTGCCTTTGCGCAATGGAAAGGTGCTCGCTTACCGACTGAATTTGAGTGGGAGGCTGCACAAGCCCATATGCAATGGGGAGACCGCTGGGAATGGACTGAAAGTGCCTATTTGCCCTACCCCGGATACCAAAAAGCACCAGGAGCGCTGGGTGAGTACAATGGCAAATTTATGGTGAATCAAAAAGTACTACGTGGTGGATCGGTGGCCACGCCACCCCATCATACCCGACCCACCTATCGCAATTTCTTTCAACCGGAACTGCGCTGGCAATTCACCGGATTAAGGTTGGCAAAATAATCACGACAACAAACTATGAAAAATAAAACCACTTCCTTCCAGGAAGCCTTTGCCGAGGAAGTCGAAGCCGGATTAACGGCTTATCCCAAATACCTTTCCTCCAAATACATATACGATCAGCGGGGCGATGAACTGTTCCAGCAGATCATGGCCATGCCTGAATATTACCTCACTGACTGTGAGTTTGAGATTTTGGAACGACACCAGTCGGCCATAGCTCAGGCTTTCGCCAGTGAGCGTGGTTTTGATCTGATCGAACTAGGAGCAGGAGACGGCAAAAAAACCAAAATTTTGCTGCGGCATTTTGTGCAGCAGGGGATGGATATACACTACCTACCCGTGGATATAAGTCAGAATGCCCTGGATTTGCTCACCAACAGTCTAGAAAAAGAAATGCCCAACTTGAGCGTGCAACCGCAGCAAGGCACTTATTTCGATGTCCTGGAGGAGCTGGCTCAATACAACAAACGCAAAAAAGTGATCGTGGTACTAGGTTCCAATATTGGAAACCTTCTGCATCCTCAGGCCATCACCTTTTTACGAAAGATAAAGGAAGCCATGGCTACAGAAGACCTGCTTTTTATGGGTTTTGATCAAAAGAAACACCCGCAGACCATCCTGGACGCCTACAACGACACTACCGGAATTACTGAAGCCTTCAATAAAAATTTATTAAGACGCATCAACCTGGAGTTGGACGCCGACTTTGATCTGGATGCTTTCGTGCATTGGGAAGTCTATGATCCGGAAACCGGCACAGCTAAGAGTTATCTGGTCAGTACTAAAAATCAATTGGTCAATATCAATGCGTTGCATCAGGAGATCCATTTTGATGCCTGGGAAAGTATACATACGGAGATCTCCCAAAAGTATGATGATCAGATTGTATCCTGGTTGGCTAAAGAAGCAGGACTGACCATTACTGATCAATTTGCAGATCAACGCGACTATTTTAAAAATTACCTATTTAAAAAGAAAGCTTATGAAAGCCATTTGGAATGATACCGTGATTGCGGAAAGCTCAGAAACTGTGGAAGTAGAAGGAAATCAGTACTTCCCTAAATCAGCAATCCATCAAGAGTATTTTGAACCCAGTGATACCACCAGCACCTGCCCCTGGAAGGGAAAGGCCAGTTATTATACGCTTCAGGTGAACGGAAAAACCAACCAGGATGCGGCCTGGTATTATCCCGATCCCAAGGCTGCCGCTTCAGAGATCAAAGACCATGTCGCCTTTTGGAAAGGAGTTGAGGTCAAAGCATAAAAAAAGCCCCAACAACATCACGTCATCAGGACTCTTACTTTTAAAAGAGCTGGTCTGTTATACGACTACCACGCTGTTCTCAGCCGCGGCAAAATCGTTCCATTGATAGCGATCTGCATCAGCTGCGTTGACCCACTCTCCATCCACGAAGTAGCGGAATTCGTAAGCGTTATCTTTGGGTAGATCGAAGGTACCTTTAAACGTACCGTTCTTTAGTTTCTTTAAGTTGGCCTTGGTATCCCAAGCGTTAAAATCTCCTGCTACCGCAACTTTCTTGGCCTCTTTTGCAGGAACACTGAAA includes:
- a CDS encoding AraC family transcriptional regulator, which translates into the protein MKETVALQKPTLESIKPSFGHSFTCTWFDADHQNNNQTWHYHPEIELVYVNGGTGKRLIGSHVSYYQKGDLLLIGSNLPHCGFTEKLSGRHTETVIQMKPDFLGDEFLQVPEMREIQILFERARGGMAFSGNTKKEVGNQLRQLKEQDEFDQLLTILSVLNRLGTSKEFKILNANGLSLEAIGRDNERIERVFNYVRTHFKEHISLDEIADLISMTPPSFCRFFKKTTNKTFVQFVNEIRLVHASKLLAEHHLGITDICFECGFNNFSHFNKSFKKFTGQTPSAYRDELKTIIQ
- a CDS encoding thymidylate synthase, whose product is MKQYHDLLKHVLEHGNRKGDRTGTGTQSVFGYQMRFDLSEGFPMVTTKKLHLKSIIYELLWFLKGDTNIAYLQEHGVRIWNEWADDSGDLGPVYGHQWRNWNSEEIDQIQEVIHTLKNNPNSRRMLVSAWNPSVLPDTSKSFSENVANGKAALPPCHAFFQFYVAPPKVEDGPDARPRLSLQLYQRSADIFLGVPFNIASYALFTMMMAQVCDYAPGDFIHTFGDAHIYDNHREQVALQLSREPRPLPTMKLNPEVKEILDFTFDDFTLENYDPHPHIKGAVAV
- the egtB gene encoding ergothioneine biosynthesis protein EgtB: MIATETLLDFFITTRQHSERLCQPLAVEDYVVQPIVDVSPPKWHLGHTSWFFEEFLLKPHKKGYPLFNEEFDYVFNSYYESVGKRVVRTDRGNLSRPTVDQVYAYRRHVDRHMQELLERLEDDELRAIVEIGIHHEKQHQELLLTDIKYILGHNPLLPVYDPEFKEQTKNAREDNTLRWIEIPEGVYEIGHQGSGFCYDNELARHKVYLHDFEIANRLVTQGEYLDFMNDGGYQKVLLWHSDGWAWIQEHQIKHPMYWHQIDGSWQHYTLSGLQPLDLDAPLCHLSYYEAFAFAQWKGARLPTEFEWEAAQAHMQWGDRWEWTESAYLPYPGYQKAPGALGEYNGKFMVNQKVLRGGSVATPPHHTRPTYRNFFQPELRWQFTGLRLAK
- the egtD gene encoding L-histidine N(alpha)-methyltransferase, with protein sequence MKNKTTSFQEAFAEEVEAGLTAYPKYLSSKYIYDQRGDELFQQIMAMPEYYLTDCEFEILERHQSAIAQAFASERGFDLIELGAGDGKKTKILLRHFVQQGMDIHYLPVDISQNALDLLTNSLEKEMPNLSVQPQQGTYFDVLEELAQYNKRKKVIVVLGSNIGNLLHPQAITFLRKIKEAMATEDLLFMGFDQKKHPQTILDAYNDTTGITEAFNKNLLRRINLELDADFDLDAFVHWEVYDPETGTAKSYLVSTKNQLVNINALHQEIHFDAWESIHTEISQKYDDQIVSWLAKEAGLTITDQFADQRDYFKNYLFKKKAYESHLE
- a CDS encoding DUF427 domain-containing protein, with the translated sequence MKAIWNDTVIAESSETVEVEGNQYFPKSAIHQEYFEPSDTTSTCPWKGKASYYTLQVNGKTNQDAAWYYPDPKAAASEIKDHVAFWKGVEVKA
- a CDS encoding isoamylase early set domain-containing protein, whose protein sequence is MSITKQYLKTKPVCKVTFSVPAKEAKKVAVAGDFNAWDTKANLKKLKNGTFKGTFDLPKDNAYEFRYFVDGEWVNAADADRYQWNDFAAAENSVVVV